The following are encoded in a window of Candidatus Nanopelagicales bacterium genomic DNA:
- a CDS encoding thioesterase family protein encodes MTGFSEAIAVELLDERPDHRSLRVDDLALVTTAYRIVIDPNWGIGGRPNGGYLLAAIANAGRSAIAETGGEHADALAASAQFLRPPSTGPAEALVTVLRRGRSSTQVQIELHQNEQLCVVALLNFGGLAAESEPWWSDGDGIDLPAEHDCVELPVNPPGGDFEVPMMEFVAQRLDPSVLGFAVGKPANKGELRGWLRFRDDRPLDALALLFAVDSFPPAVFDLGSMGWVPTHQLSVYTRALPVPGPLQVRQRARLVEAGTVDEVCDVWDSAGRLVAQGTQLAGFRPPQERGSSQ; translated from the coding sequence GTGACCGGTTTCAGCGAGGCCATTGCCGTGGAACTGCTCGACGAGCGGCCCGACCACCGGTCGCTACGGGTCGACGACTTGGCCCTGGTCACAACCGCGTACCGAATTGTTATAGATCCGAATTGGGGTATCGGTGGTCGTCCCAATGGCGGCTACTTGCTGGCCGCGATCGCCAACGCCGGCCGGTCGGCCATTGCCGAGACCGGCGGTGAACATGCTGACGCCCTTGCCGCGAGTGCCCAGTTCCTTCGCCCCCCATCGACAGGTCCGGCTGAAGCCCTGGTGACCGTGTTGCGACGTGGACGGTCGAGCACTCAGGTCCAGATTGAGCTCCATCAAAACGAGCAGTTGTGCGTCGTCGCACTGCTGAACTTTGGCGGACTGGCAGCCGAGTCGGAACCCTGGTGGTCCGACGGTGACGGGATCGACCTTCCAGCCGAGCACGACTGCGTCGAACTGCCGGTCAATCCACCCGGTGGTGATTTCGAGGTGCCGATGATGGAGTTCGTGGCGCAACGGCTCGATCCATCCGTCCTGGGGTTCGCAGTCGGCAAGCCGGCCAACAAGGGCGAACTGCGAGGCTGGTTGCGGTTCCGTGACGACCGCCCGCTGGATGCACTGGCGCTGTTGTTTGCCGTGGACTCATTCCCGCCGGCAGTGTTTGACCTAGGTTCGATGGGCTGGGTTCCGACCCATCAACTGAGCGTGTACACGCGGGCCTTGCCGGTCCCTGGACCGTTGCAGGTTCGGCAGCGAGCCAGGCTCGTTGAGGCCGGAACCGTTGATGAGGTCTGCGATGTCTGGGACAGTGCCGGTCGACTCGTCGCACAGGGAACGCAACTCGCGGGCTTCCGCCCGCCGCAGGAGCGTGGCTCGTCTCAGTAG